A window of the Desulfobulbaceae bacterium genome harbors these coding sequences:
- a CDS encoding UDP-N-acetylmuramoyl-L-alanyl-D-glutamate--2,6-diaminopimelate ligase, translated as MTKQLSDILHGVSYTTDEVVSGIAIRAVVADSRKVEPGSLFVCVKGLVVDGHDYVAAAAAKGAVAIIANRDRMQTLSRDHSLPILWVRDTRKAMGNIAAAFYDHPAAGLIMVGLTGTNGKTTTSYILEEVIRCAGGNPGVIGTINYRYGGGEFPAPFTTPEPLELQRLLREMVNSGVTHVVMEVSSHALAMYRIQGLLFDVALFTNLTRDHLDYHFTMEAYYQAKKRLFVDYLKDSGVAVIVVEASEDDWGRRLYDELSAARKGGLGALIACGLGIAGCDISAHNPVFRCGETRVAVQTSRGQVDVCSNLVGTFNLKNIVAAVGVAAGLRIDLASVTKALAQTIRVPGRLEAISVPGCQGLPSVFVDYAHTPDALQSVLTTLRQLAPARLFVVFGCGGDRDPGKRALMGEIAGRLADVVIITADNSRSESTESIMSEIERGVVMAGMERLDNHQKGDRGFALISARVQAIAYAIDLATAADIVLVSGKGHETYQITVKGSQFFDDRQEASKALAAKVQKMNNEGGE; from the coding sequence GTGACAAAACAGTTGTCCGATATTCTGCATGGGGTGAGCTACACTACTGACGAGGTCGTGAGCGGGATAGCGATCCGGGCAGTCGTGGCTGACTCTCGGAAGGTTGAGCCAGGAAGCCTTTTTGTCTGTGTTAAGGGGTTGGTGGTTGATGGCCATGACTATGTTGCCGCAGCCGCTGCCAAGGGTGCTGTTGCCATCATTGCCAATCGTGATCGCATGCAGACCTTGAGCCGGGATCATAGTCTGCCGATCCTCTGGGTGCGGGATACCCGTAAGGCAATGGGCAATATTGCCGCTGCCTTTTATGATCATCCTGCCGCAGGTCTGATTATGGTCGGGTTGACCGGAACCAATGGCAAGACTACCACCTCTTACATTCTGGAAGAGGTAATTAGGTGTGCTGGGGGCAATCCCGGTGTTATCGGCACTATCAATTATCGTTACGGCGGCGGGGAGTTTCCTGCGCCGTTCACCACACCGGAGCCACTGGAACTGCAGCGGCTGCTGCGCGAGATGGTAAATAGCGGTGTGACCCATGTGGTGATGGAGGTTTCGTCCCATGCCTTGGCGATGTATCGAATCCAGGGGTTGTTGTTTGATGTCGCTCTTTTTACTAATCTGACTCGAGACCACCTTGATTATCACTTCACCATGGAGGCATATTATCAGGCCAAAAAGCGTCTTTTTGTCGATTATCTTAAAGACAGCGGCGTTGCGGTTATCGTGGTTGAGGCGAGTGAGGATGACTGGGGGCGCAGGCTGTATGATGAATTAAGCGCGGCGCGGAAAGGAGGTTTGGGTGCATTAATTGCCTGTGGTCTCGGAATAGCAGGGTGTGATATCTCTGCGCACAATCCGGTGTTTCGGTGCGGTGAAACACGAGTAGCTGTTCAAACCTCCAGGGGGCAGGTTGATGTCTGCAGTAATTTAGTCGGCACCTTTAATCTGAAAAATATCGTGGCGGCTGTCGGAGTAGCCGCGGGTTTGCGCATCGATTTAGCTTCCGTTACTAAGGCCTTAGCGCAAACGATCAGGGTCCCCGGACGATTGGAGGCCATCAGTGTTCCAGGGTGCCAAGGGCTGCCTTCGGTGTTTGTCGATTATGCCCATACCCCTGATGCTCTGCAGAGTGTGTTGACCACTCTGCGCCAGTTGGCCCCGGCACGATTGTTTGTTGTTTTTGGTTGTGGCGGAGACCGCGACCCAGGGAAACGGGCGCTGATGGGCGAGATCGCCGGGCGTCTTGCTGATGTGGTTATTATAACAGCGGATAACTCACGATCAGAATCTACCGAGAGCATTATGTCCGAGATTGAGAGAGGGGTGGTAATGGCGGGCATGGAGCGTCTCGATAACCACCAGAAGGGGGATCGAGGGTTTGCTCTCATTAGCGCCAGGGTTCAAGCAATCGCTTATGCTATTGATCTTGCTACTGCTGCAGATATCGTGCTGGTTAGTGGCAAGGGTCATGAGACATATCAGATTACGGTCAAGGGCAGTCAGTTTTTCGATGATCGGCAGGAGGCGTCCAAGGCTCTTGCTGCCAAGGTTCAGAAGATGAATAATGAGGGAGGCGAATAG